A segment of the Lineus longissimus chromosome 11, tnLinLong1.2, whole genome shotgun sequence genome:
ATATCCATTGATGGCTTCCCTGCCTGATTGGCTGCGAGTAGATTAGCAGATTAGCAGAGTCCTTCATTTCTGGTAGGATTAGTGTCAGTATAAATGCCGGATATCTATTCTATTGATTGTTGATTATGATCAAGTGGACCATCAAGTACTCCAAGGTCACTCTCAAGGTCACCATAACGTAAACACGTTGACTGGGTCCATGAGCAATGTCTTCTCAAGGAAAGACTTCCCACAGGTCGCGCACGGGCAAGCAACATAGCCGTCTTATATGGAACCAAACGCTGGCCCAGTGTCACGCTTTTGAGTGTTCCCCTCATAGTGAAcactaaaagatagattgatacgtttttgagtgtttcccccaGTGTCTTTCTGTATGGAAACCCTGAAATATAgggaacaaccaaaaacgttacaccgggcAGATCGGAGAAAAATCCTTTTTTCAATGGCGTCCGCGGCCTGGACGACCACGGCTGGTTACTGGTAGTGCCATCTCTGCCAAAGCCATGTAACTAAACCTCTGAGACGTTTCGCGAAGTCGAAACCAATGTTTGAAGCGCATACAATGATATCTATTTTAAAAACGTGTTTAAATGGATAAACTACTACACTGCTTTCTGGgagaaaagatttttaaaaacatatcgTAATACAGTCAAATCACCCTGTCACAATCTACCTGTCAACAGAATGTCTCTATTTCGTGGTGGCAGCCGGTGGCTCCTCCCTCCCCGGCGGGTACTTCTTATACCAGGTCTCATTCATGATCTGTTCGAGGGTGAGTCTCTTGGACCGGTGGGTGAGCAGCTTGCTGATCAGGGTCCTGCACTCGGGTGAGACGTCAGATGAATGCGGGTACTCGACCGCGCTTTGCACCTGCTTCAAGAGGATGCGGTGATTCGAGTCATCGAAAGGGAGGCGACCGAATACCTAAGGAAAGAAACGCCAGTGAATTGATACAACTCTTTGGTGCAGAATGATTAGGCTTGATATAGCTAAACGCATCATACAGCTTAATATCTTGATTACTCGCAATCATTCGCTGTTCTCTTCCTTTCATCAGTTCATCACGCCTCAATGACACAAAATCAGAGTCGTGTGTcggctttttccgactttaaaaaaaaagttgtgTCTCAAGTAAAAAATGTGCgctagccgggaatcgaacccggatcTAATGCTTGGAAGGCATCAATGCTAACCTTTACACCACCAGCGCCTCTGTGACAGGTTTGCGATCGATTTCACTATAAGAGATAACGGAACAGTCACCGTACTGCATCGACTTTGGCAATGTTGTGCACCCAGCgacgatgtcacaaccttcaAAAGCCGAGTTGAAATCTTGGTCGGaattgttttcatcatcatacAGGTCACCAAGGAATGTTTTTGTATTCGGGACTCACCAATGTGTACAGAATCACTCCCATACTCCAGATGTCAGCCAGATGGGGCTCATAAGGGATGCCCTTCAAGATCTCCGGCGGCGCATACGCGTAGCTCCCGCAATACGTCTCGCTCATGGTGCGATCCTTTGCCTTAGACGTAGTCTCGACATTCCGCGCAAAACCAAAGTCAGTGATCTTGAGGTTGTTCTTCTTGTCCAGGAGGACGTTCTCGCACTTGAGGTCTCGGTGGACCACGCCTTTCTTGTGGCAGTACGAGATCCCCTCGGTGAGCTGGTTGAACCAGACTCCCGCCTGCGGCTCCTTCACATGACCGTTCTTCCTGATGACCTCTAGAAGGTCGCCGCCAGACGCCAGCTCCATCACGAGATAAACACGATTTGTGGTCTCTATTGACTGGAGGAAACATATCAAGCTCGGGTGCTTCATGGTCTTCACGATCTCTAGTTCCCGGGGCAGGAACTTGTCAAGGAAATCTTGCGGAGCTTTCTTTTTTGAGATGATTTTGATAGCGACATGGGTCTTGTGTTTGTTCGAATGTGCCGCCTTGACCGTGGCGTAAGAGCCGTGACCAAGGTTCTGTGCCACAATATACCCCTGCGACTCGAGTACGGACAGTTTCTTGCCGCCCTCGTCGGACATGTTGTCgtttttttcgttttaaacAACTGCATTCACTGCGAAGTCTTTGTTTGCGCGGCAAATTTGCAGAGTGTCGGCCATCATCCGTCGGCCGTCGTCATGCGGAATTTCAAACACGTTGCTATGCAGACCCACATCTGTGACGTCACACTATATCCGTGATGTGATTCGTCGTGACGTCACTGCATTTATCAAGAGTGTAACGTTTTGACGTCAGATGGCAGTAGTTGCTGCGACATCGTCGCATGACTCGTGGAACATCTAATTGGAGATTATTGTACGGTCAGTTAACTTGGGTGACCATGGAAAGTTACTTTCTAGATGGTGGCGATGAAATTGTCCTGGTTGTACAGCGCCGCAGAGAACGACCTCCGTAGGCGTAGTGTTGTCTCGTGAAACGCATGTATGCATAGTAAAGCTATTTGCCCGAGGTCACAGACCAAATAAACCAAGCACTCGAAGTACCGTTTGCCGGTCGCTGTGATATTTCGAGACGCGGGAAATCTTGTAGCAGACGACATATCATGAACAGCATGATTTGTTTGATGTAACAGGTACCATTGCACTAAATGACTATACAATGTGTTTATGTGGCCTGGTTAGTTGATTGATAAATGTGCCAAGCAAATTAGCCAGCACGATTAGAAATAATAACTGCACATATATAGAAAGCTGACTTCCGTAAGTGGAGGTCACATGATAGGAGTCATGTGATTTTGATATTCCTCACATTTCGCACCCCGCCCCCTTAGGCCAAGAGTCCAGTGAAGAGTCGAGGTGAAGTTTGACCCCAAGGATTCCCCGGGAAAGCCCTAGTTTGACACAGAGACCTAGAACTAATGATACGGCGTTGCCATGGAAGAGGAGGCGAACATTATTCAAGGTTTGTCGAGCATatcttgtcattttcatttcattatatATATGTCTGTCTGTATACATAGTGTAGAGTTTAACGCTATGTTAGTGTGTTATGCCCTCATGGCCACGTGGAGCTAGTAGTCATCAGCTGATTGCAGCATGGTCACCTGATTGTCACATCTCGTGGCTCTGGGCCGAGGTAACTCTTGGCGGCTTTACAAGTCCCTTGGCCACATACTAAGAGTCTCTTATCTCAAGCTGATTTGTTGGTTCATTTCCACGACAACCGAATACCCTGTGCCCAGTCTCTTATTTCATGCATAGTGTGCTGTCTTTAGGATGGGGATAAACTGATCTTCCTAGAGCTCTGTGCATGGCCTACACTGTGTCTAACTGGTTTACCCAACCCAGGACTTATCACCCCATTTTCCATATCCGTCATCGATGTGATAAGGAGTGACCTTCAAATTCTTGTATCAATATAACCTCTATTCAAAGAAGTGGTGTTGTGGTATCACCAGTGGCCACTGGTAGTCAAGAAGTTGACATTAGAACGTGTGTAATAGAGCACCCCTTGTGGCCTGATTGAGGGAGATCCTGATTATGCATTTAAAATTAAATTGATAGATATTTCACCAAAGAGAGTCCTTGCACAGGGTTTCCCTCAGgtaaaaatttctg
Coding sequences within it:
- the LOC135496028 gene encoding testis-specific serine/threonine-protein kinase 4-like — protein: MSDEGGKKLSVLESQGYIVAQNLGHGSYATVKAAHSNKHKTHVAIKIISKKKAPQDFLDKFLPRELEIVKTMKHPSLICFLQSIETTNRVYLVMELASGGDLLEVIRKNGHVKEPQAGVWFNQLTEGISYCHKKGVVHRDLKCENVLLDKKNNLKITDFGFARNVETTSKAKDRTMSETYCGSYAYAPPEILKGIPYEPHLADIWSMGVILYTLVFGRLPFDDSNHRILLKQVQSAVEYPHSSDVSPECRTLISKLLTHRSKRLTLEQIMNETWYKKYPPGREEPPAATTK